A genomic region of Equus caballus isolate H_3958 breed thoroughbred chromosome 1, TB-T2T, whole genome shotgun sequence contains the following coding sequences:
- the OR4F78 gene encoding olfactory receptor family 4 subfamily F member 78 (The RefSeq protein has 3 substitutions compared to this genomic sequence) gives MGGGNHSVVSEIVLVGLTSSLEMQLALFLVFSVFYVAGILGNLLIVLTVISDPHLNSPLYFLLANLSFIDMWVSSIAAPKMISDLFKKRKVISFQGCIVQIFFIHVIGGTEMVLLIAMALDRYVAICRPLHYLTIMNFRTCILLLVAAWTIGIIHSLTQLVFVVNLPFCGPNEVDSFYCDLPRLIRLACTDTYRLGLMVTANSGFISLGTFCILIISYIFILVIVWKHSANGLSKALSTLSAHITVVVLFFGPCVFVYSWPFPAVPVDKFLAIFDVIITPFLNPTIYTLRNKEMKMAMKRIFSQMSSFRKVF, from the coding sequence ATGGGGGGAGGAAATCATTCAGTGGTATCTGAGATTGTGTTGGTGGGACTCACCAGTTCCTTGGAGATGCAACTAGCCCTCTTCCTAGTTTTCTCTGTGTTCTATGTCGCAGGTATTTTAGGAAACCTCCTCATTGTGCTCACAGTTATCTCTGACCCTCACTTGAGCTCCCCCTTGTACTTCCTGCTGGCCAACCTCTCCTTTATTGACATGTGGGTTTCCTCCATTGCAGCTCCCAAGATGATTTCTGATCTTTTCAAGAAGAGAAAAGTAATCTCTTTCCAAGGCTGCATTGTTCAGATCTTCTTTATTCATGTTATTGGAGGAACTGAGATGGTTCTGCTCATTGCGATGGCCCTTGACCGTTATGTTGCTATATGTAGACCTCTCCACTACCTGACCATAATGAACTTCAGAACTTGCATTTTACTCTTGGTGGCTGCCTGGACCATTGGAATCATCCACTCTTTGATCCAACTTGTGTTTGTTGTAAACCTACCATTCTGTGGCCCCAATGAAGTAGACAGCTTTTACTGTGATCTTCCTCGACTTATTAGGCTTGCCTGCACAGACACTTACAGATTGGGTCTCATGGTCACTGCCAATAGTGGTTTCATCTCCCTGGGAACTTTCTGCATTCTGATCATCTCCTATATCTTCATCTTGGTCATTGTTTGGAAACATTCTGCAAATGGCTTGTCCAAGGCCCTCTCTACACTGTCAGCTCACATCACTGTGGTGGTCTTATTTTTTGGTCCATGTGTTTTTGTGTACTCATGGCCATTTCCCGCAGTATCAGTGGATAAATTTCTTGCCATTTTTGATGTAATTATCACCCCATTTCTGAACCCCACCATCTATACTTTGAGGAACAAAGAGATGAAGATGGCAATGAAGAGAATATTCAGTCAGATGTCGAGTTTCAGGAAggtattttaa